The genome window CTCCATGTTCCCTCCTTCCCATGCCCCGTGCTGACTGTCTCCCCCTCCCCCCAGGAGAGGTTTGCCCCCCACGAAGGGCTGAGGCCCGTGCGGGCCATCTTCACACGGGAAGGACACATCTTTACCACGGGCTTTACCAGAATGAGCCAgcgggagctgggcttgtgggACCCGGTAACGAGGCCGCATGGAGTGCTGCCCTGGGAACTTGGCCCCCCAGACCCCTTGCTAACCCCCCCTGCCCGAGGATGCTGTGTCTGCTGCATCCCCCTCCCAAAAGATGCCAAGTTCCCGAGTGTGCCgtgcagtgctggggtggggagggggctgggaggcagggagtgctggggaaggggggtacagccaggctgggggtACCCGGCCATGCAGGTAAAcaggagtggggctgggggggcatgCCAAGCTGCCTGCCTGGGGGGTTGTGTACCCCAGAGGGGACAAGCCCTGTCCCCCAGTGTGCCGTGGCTAATGAGTGTGACTAACCAGggtgggggttttggggtcactgcTCACACCCCTCCACCACTGCTTCGGCCCCCCAGAACAACTTTGAGGAGCCCATTGCCCTGCAAGAGATGGACACGAGCAACGGGGTCCTGCTGCCCTTCTACGACGCCGACTCCAGCATCGTCTACCTCTGCGGGAAGGTAACCCCCTTCCCCGGGGTGCACCCCAAGTGCCACCCTGTCCCTgagggtgccagggctggctaACACCTGTCCCCACCCCGGCAGGGTGACAGCAGCATCCGGTACTTCGAGATCACGGACGAGGCTCCCTACGTGCACTACCTGAACACCTACAGCAGCAAGGAGCCCCAGCGGGGCATGGGCTTCATGCCCAAGCGTGGGCTGGATGTCAGCAAGTGTGAGATCGCCAGGTGAGAgccaggggggctggggggagccAGAGGGGTCAGGGGGGTCAGCTGGGGCCTGACTGCCTGTGCCCCACGCAGGTTCTTCAAGCTGCACGAGCGCAAGTGCGAGCCCATTGTCATGACGGTGCCACGCAAGGTGAGCCTGGGGGCGTCCCAGGGGAGATGGGGGCCTGGGGGGGGACACACCCCACATCTCACCGTGGGCTCTCTCCCCCCGCAGTCAGACCTCTTCCAGGATGACCTTTACCCTGACACGCCGGGCCCCGAGCCGGCCCTGGAGGCAGATGAGTGGCTGTCGGGGAAGGACGCAGAGCCCATCCTCATCTCGCTGCGGGATGGGTACGTCCCCATCAAGAACCGGGAGCTGAAGGTGGTCAAGAAGAACATCCTGGACAGCAAACCCCCGCCAGGCCCCCGACGCAGACACTCCACCTGCGACTCCGACTTCTctgtgagtgtctggggatAGGGACGTGGCAGCAGGGCTGTACCCCGCCCTGGGGTGGCATGGGAGAGGCCAGACTCGTCAGTGACCCTGTGTcccccctccctgcagcagccagccttggaggaggtgctggaggagatcCGTGCCCTGAAGGAGACGGTGCAAGCGCAGGAGAAGCGCATCTCCGACCTGGAGAACAAACTCGGCCAGTTCACCAACGGCACGGACTAGCGCGgtggccacgggcagggccaggactgCCCCGGCCTCCCGGGGATTAAAGCCGAGTCCCCACCTtgggcaggagcccggagccgtgTTCTTTCCCCAGGAGCCgagggggcagggagggctcgGACCTGACCCCTCCTCCACTGGCATCAGCCGCATCCTGGCACACGGGCAcccccctgcagcacccgagGGGGCCCCGCTTCAGTGCCcgcaggctggggctgccgaGCACCCCAGCACGGGGACCTGCACGCTGGGCACCAGCAGCCTCCCAGGACAGGGCCAGGATGTGCTTGTGCACGGTGCTACACCCCCACCCCATCACCCCCtcagctccccctgccccatcGGCCCCTCGGCGGCTGCTCCCAACCGGCTCTTTGCTCCTGCACCCCTTTAATAAAGGGCTCAGCCACCCTTGGCTGCGTGACAGTACCCAGGGACGAGGGACCACCGTGCCAGGGGTGCTGCCAGcacccctctgccagcccctgctgcctgtGAACCCCCggcccaggcagagggaggcaGAGAGAGAACATTAAAGAGCATTTATTGGTGTTGGCCGCGGTCGGAGCTGCTCGGGCTCCCCCGGCCCTGGCCCAGATGTTGCTGTGGGGTGCACGGGTGGGTGGAGGGAGGGGCACCAGCTATGAAAAGTCCCAGGGGAGCGAGCCCAGCCCCCccaccccgcagcccccggccccccgTGTGCAAAGGGGGAGCAGCCGGGGCAGGGGGCCGGGGTTAGCACCATTTGACGTAAGGTTTCTCTCGGGGTCAGTGCCCTGGACGAGGGGGTGCAGCGCTGTCAAGGGGGGCATCCGAGCAGGGTGGAGGGGTGCGAGCAGGGGTAAGGGGGGGTGACACCGGGCTGCCCTCCACAGGCACCccttcagctgccccagcagtccCCGTGCCATGGGGGgctggctgagcagcccctCGCTGGCTGTGGGGCACAATAGGGCTGAGCCCCCACCCCTGttggcaggcagagcagctcccggGTAAGTGCACTTGGTAGCGCCTGGGCAGGGGGGGGAagagggagctgggcagagccccCTGGCTCTGGGGGCACCCCGGGACCCCACGCAACTGGCAGCCCACCCATCCGGGGCAGGATGTGCCCCCCACCGCCTTCCTGGGGTGAGGGGCTGAGCAGCACCCCgtggggcagctgggggagaTGGGGTGTCCTGGAGAAGGGGTACAGTCCGTGGGGtaccctccctgctccctgccacccCAGGTGCAGGCTTAACACCCACCCCaaccctgtgctgctgtggggtgcCCCCACCTCACCCCAAtactgccccagctctggggacgTTCTCCCAGTGCCAAATCCCGCTCCCCCGTTCCCCATTTACCCTCCGCAGTTCTTGGACTGGCTCCCCCCACACCTCTCCCCCTCTGTATCCCCAGAcacatccccatccccaccGGGGTGGGCGAGGGGCTCAGTGGGGGCGCGGGGTCACTTCTCGgtcagggagagctgcaggatgcGCTGCagatcctcctcctcctggcgCGTCCGGCGCTCCGCTTCCTCCTGCTCCCGCGCCGACAGCGCCATGGCCAGGCGCAGCTGCTCCGCGTAGCTGGGGAACAGCGCCCCGGGCCCccggccgccccccgccgccggggccgcggggggaCGCGGGGATGCCGTGTGCTGGGGAGTCCTGGCGGGCAGCAGCGGCTCAGCGGGGTCCCCGAGGGGCCGGCACCCCACACCCGCTCCCCCCAGCGGGGCTGGCCAGACCTTACCAACCTGTCTCCCCGGCGGCCCTCGTGCGACATGGGGTGGGTGCCCGGCTTGCTGTTGGTCAGTGCTTCCCAAATGGTCACCTGTGGCCGGTGAAAGAGGGGGGGCTTGGAGGGTGGCATCCCAAAAATCAGCTCCCCACCCCAGCATGAATTCTGACCCGCCACCGTGGGgtgcagggatggagagaggtGGGGTGAGTGAGGATCCCAGGTGGGTCGGGatggggtgggcagcagggtcTCTCAGCCAGGAGGAGGTGAAGGGGTGGCAGTGCCCACCTGGTCGTACTCGCTGCCCGCTtccagcaggctctgctggatggcaaactgcagcaggtcaTCCTCGTCCTCCCGCAGGGCGTCCTGGTGGGTGCCCACCACGCTGTACCCCCGCGGCACCTCGAACAGCGCCGGGTCCATCTCACACGCTCGGCATGAGGCTGCGGGGAGAGCacagctggcctggctgggcacccGTGGGGGTGCCCCTCCTACTCCACCCCACCAGCTGTGTGTCCCTTACCCTGCTGTgacccactgccagcagctgtaCCCCCATGGGAccccttcccatcccacctccccgtgtccccccacatactgagggagctggagctgctgacgCTGGAGGAGTCGCTGCTGGGTGAGGGTGCCtcgctgctggggctgtgccgcAGGGAGCTGACTGGCTCGTCACACCCATTGAGGTTGCCGAAGGTTATTCGGGCGTTGAGGATATGGAAGATGGGGATTTctgcaggaaaagggaaaaaaggcgAGGAGGGAAGCTGGCTGTGCCAGCCGGgtcagcagcagtgcccagtccATACCAATCTTGACGGGGAAGCCGGGTGGGAGGCGCAGGGTGATGAAGTCCCGCAGTTTGGCGAAGAGCGCATTGCTTATTGCCATGAGGTCGATGATGGGGGCAACCTGCTCACACAGGGACAGCGGGTGGTCCtcacacagccacagcttcgCCTTGAACCTGCCAGGGACAGGCGTTGGGCTGGGGAACACCCACCCGTCCCCACCTCGAGCTCTGCAGCAGTGGAGGTGGGGACGCAGGGagcccctgcctgctcctgcccctctcaCTTCTGTGTCTTGGTGGTGAGCTCCATGGGCCGTCCCATGTCCCGGTTGCCCAGTTCGAAGTTGGGGTTGAAGTACTCCTCAGGGGTGATGGCAGTGGGGTTGGCGTGGCTCAGCGTCTGCGTGATCAGCGTCTGCATGGGGGCACAGCCCCGTGGGGTCAGAGGGGAGGTCTGACTGCTGGGCCACCCCTTCCAACCCCTGAGACACTCACCCCATTGTTGGGCCCCACGTGCTGCTCAGCGATGCCCAGGAAGGATTGCAGGGGGGTCTTACAGCCTGCGGGAGAGCAGGGGGTGAGGGCAGGGCCGGGGGTGCCCTGCCCGCCCAGCCCGTGCTGGCTCCACCTTTGCTCTTGCCCTTGTGCTGGTCTGAGAGGTGCTCGGTCCGTGTCCGTGTGATCAGCTCCACGTTGGAAGCGCCATAGACCTGGCCGAGGAGGGGGAATGCAGAGGTGGGCACCTCACAGCTGCAACCAACCACAGCCCCCCTGGGCAGCTCAACTCCCTGCCCCTCACCTTCGCCT of Passer domesticus isolate bPasDom1 chromosome 19, bPasDom1.hap1, whole genome shotgun sequence contains these proteins:
- the ANKRD13B gene encoding ankyrin repeat domain-containing protein 13B, producing the protein MLASCSGRKGPEGRYPLHYLVWHNRARDLDRELSAKQADIEQLDPRGRTPLHLATTLGHLECARVLLKHGADVGKENRSGWTVLQEAVSTRDLELVQLVLRYRDYQRAIKRLAGIPVLLEKLRKAQDFYVEMKWEFTSWVPLVSKICPSDTYKVWKSGQNLRVDTTLLGFDHMTWQRGNRSFVFRGQDSSAVVMEIDHDRRVVYSETLALAGHDQEVLLAAVQPTEEQVMGRLTAPVVTTQLDTKNIAFERNKSGILGWRSEKTEMVNGYEAKVYGASNVELITRTRTEHLSDQHKGKSKGCKTPLQSFLGIAEQHVGPNNGTLITQTLSHANPTAITPEEYFNPNFELGNRDMGRPMELTTKTQKFKAKLWLCEDHPLSLCEQVAPIIDLMAISNALFAKLRDFITLRLPPGFPVKIEIPIFHILNARITFGNLNGCDEPVSSLRHSPSSEAPSPSSDSSSVSSSSSLTSCRACEMDPALFEVPRGYSVVGTHQDALREDEDDLLQFAIQQSLLEAGSEYDQVTIWEALTNSKPGTHPMSHEGRRGDRTPQHTASPRPPAAPAAGGGRGPGALFPSYAEQLRLAMALSAREQEEAERRTRQEEEDLQRILQLSLTEK
- the CORO6 gene encoding coronin-6 isoform X3 translates to MSRRVVRQSKFRHVFGQPVKADQMYEDIRVSKVTCDSSFCAVNPKFVAIIVESGGGGAFIVLPLAKTGRVDKNHPLVTGHTAPVLDIDWCPHNDNVIASASEDTTVMVWQIPDYVPVRNITEPVVTLEGHSKRVSIISWHPTARNVLLSAGCDNLVILWNVGTGEMLLALDDMHTDLIYNVGWNRNGSLLVTTCKDKKVRVIDPRKQQIIAEKTKPHDGTRPIRAIFVADGKIFTTGFSRMSERQLGLWDLERFAPHEGLRPVRAIFTREGHIFTTGFTRMSQRELGLWDPNNFEEPIALQEMDTSNGVLLPFYDADSSIVYLCGKGDSSIRYFEITDEAPYVHYLNTYSSKEPQRGMGFMPKRGLDVSKCEIARFFKLHERKCEPIVMTVPRKSDLFQDDLYPDTPGPEPALEADEWLSGKDAEPILISLRDGYVPIKNRELKVVKKNILDSKPPPGPRRRHSTCDSDFSQPALEEVLEEIRALKETVQAQEKRISDLENKLGQFTNGTD